The following proteins are encoded in a genomic region of Arachis ipaensis cultivar K30076 chromosome B02, Araip1.1, whole genome shotgun sequence:
- the LOC107625454 gene encoding putative elongation factor TypA-like SVR3, chloroplastic isoform X1 yields MEKISLTTTAHNCFFTSTLPKTSSFSSSLFASNQLLGLPLSSSSSSASTNPRLRLVSRNAASCRTVKCSVSEAAEPLTASEKRQLKRRGDVRNIAIVAHVDHGKTTLVDAMLKQTKVFRDNQFVQERIMDSNDLERERGITILSKNTSVSYHDTKINIIDTPGHSDFGGEVERILNMVEGILLVVDSVEGPMPQTRFVLKKALEFGHSVVVVVNKIDRPSARPDFVVNSTFELFIELNATDEQCDFQVIYASGIKGQAGLSPENLAEDLGPLFESIIRCIPGPRIDKDGALQMLVTNIEYDEHKGRIAIGRLQAGVLEKGMDVKVCTSEDSCRYGRVSELYVYDKFSRVPAESVEAGDICAVCGIGDIQIGETIACKVSGKPLPSIKVEEPTVKMAFSINTSPFVGREGKYVTSRNLRDRLYRELERNLAMKVEDGETADTFIVSGRGTLHITILIENMRREGYEFMVGPPKVINKKVNDKLLEPYEIATVEVPEEHMGAVVELLGKRRGQMFDMQGVGSEGTTLLKYKIPTRGLLGLRNAILTASRGTAILNTIFDSYGPWAGDMSTRDQGSLVAFEDGTSSSYAIASSQERGQMFIGPGVDVYKGQIVGIHQRPGDLSLNVCKKKAATNIRSNKEQTVILDTPLDYSLDDCIEYIQEDELVEVTPQSIRMCKNPKLQKKTR; encoded by the exons ATGGAGAAGATTTCACTAACAACAACTGCTCATAACTGTTTTTTCACTTCTACACTTCCAAAGacatcttctttctcttcttctctattCGCCTCTAACCAGCTTCTTGGTCTTcccttatcttcttcttcttcttctgcgtCCACCAATCCTCGCCTCAGACTTGTTTCTAGAAACGCCGCTTCTTGCAGGACCGTCAAATGCTCTGTTTCTGAAGCCGCTGAACCCCTAACTG CTTCAGAGAAGAGGCAATTGAAGAGAAGAGGGGATGTAAGGAACATAGCAATTGTTGCTCATGTTGATCATGGAAAAACAACTCTAGTTGATGCCATGTTGAAACAGACAAAG GTGTTTCGTGATAATCAATTTGTGCAGGAAAGGATAATGGACTCAAATGATTTGGAGCGTGAGAGAGGAATCACAATATTGAGTAAAAATACATCCGTCTCCTATCATGACACAAAGATTAATATAATAGATACTCCCGGTCACTCTGATTTTGGAGGTGAAGTAGAGCGTATCCTGAACATGGTGGAAGGAATCCTTCTAGTG GTAGATTCTGTTGAAGGACCAATGCCACAGACAAGATTTGTCTTAAAGAAAGCATTAGAGTTTGGTCATTCAGTTGTCGTGGTTGTTAATAAGATAGACAGGCCATCTGCTCGCCCAGATTTTGTTGTCAATTCAACTTTTGAACTCTTCATTGAATTAAATGCAACAGATGAGCAG TGCGACTTTCAAGTAATATATGCAAGTGGTATAAAAGGACAAGCAGGGTTGTCTCCTGAGAATCTGGCAGAAGACCTTGGGCCATTGTTTGAGTCCATCATCAGATGCATCCCAGGACCAAGGATTGATAAAGATGGCGCTCTTCAAATGCTT GTCACAAATATTGAGTATGATGAACACAAAGGGCGTATAGCAATTGGGCGCTTGCAAGCTGGAGTTTTGGAAAAAGGCATGGATGTCAAG gTATGCACATCAGAAGATTCATGTAGATATGGAAGAGTTAGTGAGCTTTACGTGTATGATAAATTCAGTAGGGTCCCTGCAGAAAGTGTGGAGGCTGGTGATATATGTGCAGTATGCGGAATTGGTGATATTCAG ATTGGAGAGACAATTGCTTGTAAAGTATCTGGAAAGCCACTACCTTCCATAAAGGTGGAGGAACCAACTGTGAAAATGGCTTTCTCCATAAACACTTCCCCTTTTGTTGGCCGCGAG GGAAAGTATGTTACCAGTAGGAACTTAAGGGACAGGCTTTATCGTGAACTTGAGCGAAATCTCGCCATGAAAGTTGAAGATGGTGAAACAGCAGATACATTCATTGTCAGTGGGCGTGGAACTTTGCATATCACCATACTGATTGAAAATAT GCGAAGAGAAGGATATGAATTCATGGTTGGCCCTCCTAAAGTTATCAACAAGAAAGTTAACGACAAATTGCTTGAACCATATGAG ATTGCAACTGTTGAGGTACCTGAAGAACATATGGGAGCTGTTGTTGAACTCCTTGGGAAGAGACGAGGGCAGATGTTTGATATGCAAGGAGTTGG ATCGGAGGGAACTACATTACTCAAATACAAGATCCCAACTCGTGGCCTCCTTGGATTACGGAATGCAATTTTAACTGCTTCCCGAGGGACAGCTATTCTCAATACTATCTTTGATAGCTATGGACCCTGGGCTGGTGACATGAGTACCCGGGATCAAGGCTCACTG GTTGCTTTTGAGGATGGAACAAGTTCTTCTTATGCAATCGCTAGTTCACAGGAAAGGGGACAGATGTTTATTGGTCCTGGAGTGGATGTTTATAAAGGTCAAATTGTTGGCATCCATCAGCGACCTGGGGACTTGTCATTGAATGTTTGCAAGAAAAAGGCTGCAACAAACATACGTTCCAACAAGGAACAAACAG TGATTCTTGATACCCCCTTGGATTATAGTCTTGATGACTGCATCGAGTACATACAAGAAGATGAACTAGTAGAGGTTACTCCCCAAAGTATTCGAATGTGCAAGAATCCAAAGCTTCAGAAGAAAACAAGGTAG
- the LOC107625454 gene encoding putative elongation factor TypA-like SVR3, chloroplastic isoform X2 yields the protein MEKISLTTTAHNCFFTSTLPKTSSFSSSLFASNQLLGLPLSSSSSSASTNPRLRLVSRNAASCRTVKCSVSEAAEPLTEKRQLKRRGDVRNIAIVAHVDHGKTTLVDAMLKQTKVFRDNQFVQERIMDSNDLERERGITILSKNTSVSYHDTKINIIDTPGHSDFGGEVERILNMVEGILLVVDSVEGPMPQTRFVLKKALEFGHSVVVVVNKIDRPSARPDFVVNSTFELFIELNATDEQCDFQVIYASGIKGQAGLSPENLAEDLGPLFESIIRCIPGPRIDKDGALQMLVTNIEYDEHKGRIAIGRLQAGVLEKGMDVKVCTSEDSCRYGRVSELYVYDKFSRVPAESVEAGDICAVCGIGDIQIGETIACKVSGKPLPSIKVEEPTVKMAFSINTSPFVGREGKYVTSRNLRDRLYRELERNLAMKVEDGETADTFIVSGRGTLHITILIENMRREGYEFMVGPPKVINKKVNDKLLEPYEIATVEVPEEHMGAVVELLGKRRGQMFDMQGVGSEGTTLLKYKIPTRGLLGLRNAILTASRGTAILNTIFDSYGPWAGDMSTRDQGSLVAFEDGTSSSYAIASSQERGQMFIGPGVDVYKGQIVGIHQRPGDLSLNVCKKKAATNIRSNKEQTVILDTPLDYSLDDCIEYIQEDELVEVTPQSIRMCKNPKLQKKTR from the exons ATGGAGAAGATTTCACTAACAACAACTGCTCATAACTGTTTTTTCACTTCTACACTTCCAAAGacatcttctttctcttcttctctattCGCCTCTAACCAGCTTCTTGGTCTTcccttatcttcttcttcttcttctgcgtCCACCAATCCTCGCCTCAGACTTGTTTCTAGAAACGCCGCTTCTTGCAGGACCGTCAAATGCTCTGTTTCTGAAGCCGCTGAACCCCTAACTG AGAAGAGGCAATTGAAGAGAAGAGGGGATGTAAGGAACATAGCAATTGTTGCTCATGTTGATCATGGAAAAACAACTCTAGTTGATGCCATGTTGAAACAGACAAAG GTGTTTCGTGATAATCAATTTGTGCAGGAAAGGATAATGGACTCAAATGATTTGGAGCGTGAGAGAGGAATCACAATATTGAGTAAAAATACATCCGTCTCCTATCATGACACAAAGATTAATATAATAGATACTCCCGGTCACTCTGATTTTGGAGGTGAAGTAGAGCGTATCCTGAACATGGTGGAAGGAATCCTTCTAGTG GTAGATTCTGTTGAAGGACCAATGCCACAGACAAGATTTGTCTTAAAGAAAGCATTAGAGTTTGGTCATTCAGTTGTCGTGGTTGTTAATAAGATAGACAGGCCATCTGCTCGCCCAGATTTTGTTGTCAATTCAACTTTTGAACTCTTCATTGAATTAAATGCAACAGATGAGCAG TGCGACTTTCAAGTAATATATGCAAGTGGTATAAAAGGACAAGCAGGGTTGTCTCCTGAGAATCTGGCAGAAGACCTTGGGCCATTGTTTGAGTCCATCATCAGATGCATCCCAGGACCAAGGATTGATAAAGATGGCGCTCTTCAAATGCTT GTCACAAATATTGAGTATGATGAACACAAAGGGCGTATAGCAATTGGGCGCTTGCAAGCTGGAGTTTTGGAAAAAGGCATGGATGTCAAG gTATGCACATCAGAAGATTCATGTAGATATGGAAGAGTTAGTGAGCTTTACGTGTATGATAAATTCAGTAGGGTCCCTGCAGAAAGTGTGGAGGCTGGTGATATATGTGCAGTATGCGGAATTGGTGATATTCAG ATTGGAGAGACAATTGCTTGTAAAGTATCTGGAAAGCCACTACCTTCCATAAAGGTGGAGGAACCAACTGTGAAAATGGCTTTCTCCATAAACACTTCCCCTTTTGTTGGCCGCGAG GGAAAGTATGTTACCAGTAGGAACTTAAGGGACAGGCTTTATCGTGAACTTGAGCGAAATCTCGCCATGAAAGTTGAAGATGGTGAAACAGCAGATACATTCATTGTCAGTGGGCGTGGAACTTTGCATATCACCATACTGATTGAAAATAT GCGAAGAGAAGGATATGAATTCATGGTTGGCCCTCCTAAAGTTATCAACAAGAAAGTTAACGACAAATTGCTTGAACCATATGAG ATTGCAACTGTTGAGGTACCTGAAGAACATATGGGAGCTGTTGTTGAACTCCTTGGGAAGAGACGAGGGCAGATGTTTGATATGCAAGGAGTTGG ATCGGAGGGAACTACATTACTCAAATACAAGATCCCAACTCGTGGCCTCCTTGGATTACGGAATGCAATTTTAACTGCTTCCCGAGGGACAGCTATTCTCAATACTATCTTTGATAGCTATGGACCCTGGGCTGGTGACATGAGTACCCGGGATCAAGGCTCACTG GTTGCTTTTGAGGATGGAACAAGTTCTTCTTATGCAATCGCTAGTTCACAGGAAAGGGGACAGATGTTTATTGGTCCTGGAGTGGATGTTTATAAAGGTCAAATTGTTGGCATCCATCAGCGACCTGGGGACTTGTCATTGAATGTTTGCAAGAAAAAGGCTGCAACAAACATACGTTCCAACAAGGAACAAACAG TGATTCTTGATACCCCCTTGGATTATAGTCTTGATGACTGCATCGAGTACATACAAGAAGATGAACTAGTAGAGGTTACTCCCCAAAGTATTCGAATGTGCAAGAATCCAAAGCTTCAGAAGAAAACAAGGTAG